TGTAGTCGTAGGTGCCGAAGTGCAGGCCGCTCACCCGCCCCCGGCCGGCCTCGATGAGCCGCGGGACCGCGAGCCGGCCGGACGGGTCCACGATCGACCGGGTCGTCTCGACCTGGATCTCGAACCGCAGCGGCAGGCCGAACAGGTCGAGCACGTCGCCGAGCACCTCGACCTGGTCGACCGAGGTGACCTTGGGGAAGGTGATCACGAATCCCTCGGGTGCGCCGCCGAGCGCGGTGAGGAACACGTCGAGCGTGCGGATGCCTCGCTCCCGCAGCGCCCGCGTGTCGAACGACTTCATCCGCAGCCCGAACCGCGGCGGCGCGGCGCCGGAGGCCACCCAGTCCCGCACGACCAGCGCGGTGCGCTCGGCGTCGGCGTCCTCCTCGGCGTCGGGGCGCGGGCCGTAGCCGTCCTCGAAGTCGACGCGCAGGTCCTCGACCGGTTCGGCGGCGAGCTTCGCCCGCACCCGGTGGGGCAGCACGGCGGCCAGGTCGCCCGGCAGGTCGAGGACGCGCCCCAGGTCGGGGTGCGCGTCCAGGGCCGCAAGCGCTTGCGCGCCCCAGTCCCGCACGGTGTCCGCGGTGACCCGGTCGGCGGGCACGTAGCAGGTGTGCACCGGCTGCCTGCCGACCGGCGACCGCTGCCCGGCGTCGACCAGCCGCGCGGTGAGCGCCCGCACCGCGTCGGCGGGCAGCGACGTGCGCGGCACGTCAGATCCGCTCGTAGGCGGGCAGGGTCAGGAAGTCCACGAAGTCGTCGGACAGCGCGACCTGCTCGAACAGCTCCACCGCCACGTCCAGGTGCGCGCCGTCGAGCCGCCCGCGGACCTCCGCCAGCACCTCGCGCACCAGCTCGGCGGTGACCGGCGTGCCGTCGTCGAGCACCACGTCGTTGTGCACCCACTGCCACAGCTGGGAGCGGGAGATCTCGGCGGTGGCGGCGTCCTCCATCAGGTTGTGGATGGCCGCCGCGCCGTTGCCGCCCAGCCAGGACAGCAGGTAGCGCACGCCGACGTCCACGGCGGACTCGACGCCCGCGCGGGTGGCCGCACCACCGGCCGACGCGAAGTCGAGCAGCTGCCCGGCCGTGACCTCCACCTCGGGCCGCAGCACGTCGAGCTGGTTCGGCTTGCCGCCCAGCCGCTCGTCGAAGATCTCCCGGCACACCGGCACGAGGTCCGGGTGCGCGACCCACGAGCCGTCGAACCCGTCGCCCGCCTCGCGGGTCTTGTCGGCGCGCACCTTCTCCAGCGCGTTCTCCGTGACCTCGGGGTCGCGCCGGTTCGGGATGAACGCCGCCATGCCGCCGATGGCGAACGCGCCGCGCTTGTGGCAGGTGCGCACCAGCAGCTCGGTGTAGGCGCGCATGAACGGCGCGGTCATGGTGATGCTGCCGCGGTCGGGCAGCACGGCGTCCGGGCCCGCGTCGCGGAAGTACTTGATGACGCTGAACAGGTAGTCCCAGCGGCCCGCGTTGAGGCCCGACGCGTGGTCGCGCAGCTCGTGGAGGATCTCGTCCATCTCGAACGCGGCGGGGATCGTCTCGATCAGGACGGTGGCGCGGATCGTGCCGTGCGGGACGCCGAGCCGCTCCTGCGCGGCGGTGAACACGCCGTTCCACAGCCGGGCTTCGAGGTGGCTCTCCATCTTCGGCAGGTAGTAGTACGGCCGGCCGAGCGCGGCGTTGTGGAAGAAGTGCAGGCCGAAGTCGACCAGCGCGCCGATCGCCGGGCGGCCCCCGACCTCCAGGTGCCGCTCCGGCAGGTGCCAGCCGCGCGGGCGGACCACGATCGCGGGCCGCTCCACGTCGTCGCGCAGGGCGTAGTGCTTGCCCTCGGGCGAGGTGAACTCGACCGTGCCGCGGGCGGCGTCGTAGAGGTTGACCTGGCCGGAGACGACGTTGTGCCAGTGCGGCGTGTTGGCGTCCTCCAGGTCGGCCAGCCACACCTTCGCGCCGGAGTTGAGCGCGTTGACGGTCATCTTGCGCTCGGTCGGGCCGGTGATCTCGACCCGCCGGTCGCGCAGCGGTTCCGGGGCCTCGGCGACCTTCCAGTCGCCCTCGCGGACCTCCCTGGTCCCGTCGAGGAAACCGAGCGGGCGGCGGTGCGCGCGGCGGCGCATCAGCGCGGCGTGCTCCGGCGCGAAGCGGCCGTGCAGCTCGGCCACGAACTCCAGCGCGTCCGGCGTGAGGATCTCGTCCCCGCGCTCCACATCGCCCCCGAGGACACGAACACCGG
This region of Saccharothrix longispora genomic DNA includes:
- a CDS encoding DUF6986 family protein, whose translation is MPRTSLPADAVRALTARLVDAGQRSPVGRQPVHTCYVPADRVTADTVRDWGAQALAALDAHPDLGRVLDLPGDLAAVLPHRVRAKLAAEPVEDLRVDFEDGYGPRPDAEEDADAERTALVVRDWVASGAAPPRFGLRMKSFDTRALRERGIRTLDVFLTALGGAPEGFVITFPKVTSVDQVEVLGDVLDLFGLPLRFEIQVETTRSIVDPSGRLAVPRLIEAGRGRVSGLHFGTYDYTADCGLGAAHQHLAHGACDFARNVMQVSAAGTGVEVSDGSTNVLPVGDDVEHGWRTHYGLVRRSLAHGFHQGWDLHPAQLVTRYAAVHAFHLEGLAGDAARLRAYVARAGGSVLDEPATARALSSSFVRALDCGALDEDEVRRATGLGPAELRALARRG
- the aceB gene encoding malate synthase A, whose amino-acid sequence is MSGVRVLGGDVERGDEILTPDALEFVAELHGRFAPEHAALMRRRAHRRPLGFLDGTREVREGDWKVAEAPEPLRDRRVEITGPTERKMTVNALNSGAKVWLADLEDANTPHWHNVVSGQVNLYDAARGTVEFTSPEGKHYALRDDVERPAIVVRPRGWHLPERHLEVGGRPAIGALVDFGLHFFHNAALGRPYYYLPKMESHLEARLWNGVFTAAQERLGVPHGTIRATVLIETIPAAFEMDEILHELRDHASGLNAGRWDYLFSVIKYFRDAGPDAVLPDRGSITMTAPFMRAYTELLVRTCHKRGAFAIGGMAAFIPNRRDPEVTENALEKVRADKTREAGDGFDGSWVAHPDLVPVCREIFDERLGGKPNQLDVLRPEVEVTAGQLLDFASAGGAATRAGVESAVDVGVRYLLSWLGGNGAAAIHNLMEDAATAEISRSQLWQWVHNDVVLDDGTPVTAELVREVLAEVRGRLDGAHLDVAVELFEQVALSDDFVDFLTLPAYERI